From Micromonospora sp. NBC_01699, a single genomic window includes:
- a CDS encoding DUF4265 domain-containing protein encodes MSSSSRVAVELPPGWVQVWFRMSGGPATGCGMGAEALAPDRVRLQSAPWAALNAAKGDIFHVQRGTDGQLWAQEKLEASGFCAIRVMLAPDGPLGPFKPPVDTILDKFTVLGITGSGMFGLAVIDVPPDADLYLVRELLDTGERDGWWDYDELCVTEAWKAATLP; translated from the coding sequence GTGTCTTCGTCGAGTCGCGTTGCAGTCGAACTGCCGCCGGGCTGGGTCCAGGTGTGGTTCCGTATGTCCGGTGGGCCGGCGACCGGCTGCGGCATGGGCGCCGAGGCGCTGGCGCCGGACCGGGTCCGGTTGCAGAGTGCGCCGTGGGCCGCGCTGAACGCTGCCAAGGGCGACATTTTTCATGTCCAGCGGGGCACGGACGGTCAGCTGTGGGCGCAGGAAAAACTGGAGGCGTCCGGCTTCTGCGCCATCCGGGTGATGCTTGCACCCGACGGCCCACTCGGTCCGTTCAAGCCTCCTGTCGACACCATCCTGGACAAGTTCACCGTGTTAGGCATCACGGGCTCCGGCATGTTCGGGCTCGCCGTGATCGACGTCCCGCCCGACGCCGATCTGTACCTGGTACGCGAACTGCTAGACACGGGCGAGCGCGACGGATGGTGGGATTATGACGAACTGTGCGTTACCGAGGCGTGGAAGGCGGCGACGTTGCCGTAG